A stretch of DNA from Acidobacteriota bacterium:
GGTGAAGCGCTCCGCCGCATCGGCGAAGGCGCGGCTCTGATTCGCACCAAGGGCGAGGCGGGCTCCGGCAACATCGTCGAGGCCGTGCGTCATCTTCGACGCATTGCGCATGACATCAAGCGGCTGACGATCTTGGGACAAGAGGAATTGATGGCCGAAGCGAAACGGCTCGGCGCTCCCTACGAGCTGGTTCGCCTCGTTGCACGCGAAGGCCGGCTGCCGGTTCCAAACTTCGCCGCGGGCGGAATAGCGACGCCCACGGACGCCGCGCTGTGCATGCAATTGGGCGCGGAGTCGGTATTTGTCGGCTCGGGCATTTTCAAATCGTCCGATCCGGCGACTCGCGCACGAGCCATCGTCAAAGCGACGACGCACTTCGGCGACCCAAAGACCGTGCTCGAAGCAAGCGAAGAACTGGGCGAGGCGATGCGAGGACTCGACGTATCGAAGATGGCAGAAGGCGACTTACTCCAGACTCGAGGATGGTAACGAGAGTGATCTTGCCGGGCATCATCATCCGCCTTGCGACCGAGGGCGACCTTCAGGCCGTGTTCGGGTTGATGAGCGCGCTAGGCTATCCCGGTCTGTCGCTCGCGCGGTTCGTGGAGGTCTACCACGCCGCAATGGAAGACCCTTCGATTTTCATAGTTCTCGCGGAAGCTGACGGTGCGGTGATCGGCCTGGCGACGTTATCGAGACGGCCTCAGCTTCGTCTGACGGCGAACCTGGTGACCATCGACGAGTTGGTCGTCGCACCCGAATGGCGCGGCCGGGACATTGGTAGAGCCTTAATCGAACAGGCCAAAGGAATCGCCAGGCACTCCGGCTGCGGGCGGCTCGAACTCCTAACCAATCGCGCCAGGGAGAGTTACCGCCGAGGGTTTTACATCAAGAACGGTTTTACCGAAGCCGACTCAGCCGTGATGCGAATCGACTATGACTTCGACGATGACTAGCAGCGTGGTTGGCGTGCTGGCAATTCAAGGTGATTTCGACGCGCACGCCCGGGCGCTTCGACGCATCGGCTTGGATGCGATCGAAGTCCGGCGCGCCGACGAGCTCAATGCAATAGACGGCCTGATAGTGCCAGGCGGCGAGAGCACGACGATGCTCAAGTTCATCGAGGAAGAGAATCTCGGCCAACCCATCGCCCGCTTTGTTCGCGCAGGCAGGCCGATCTTCGGAACGTGCGCAGGAGCTATTCTGCTCGCGCGGGAGGTGTATAATCCGGCTCAGGCTTCGCTAGGGTTGATTGACATAAGAATCGAGCGCAACGCATACGGACGTCAAATTGACAGCTTTATCGCCGAAGTCGAAACAACGATCGAAGGCGGACCAATTGAAGCAGTGTTCATACGCGCGCCGCGGATCACGAGCGCCGGTCCGAATGTCGAGGTCCTTGCTCGTTTAGGTTGCGAACCCGTTCTAGTTCGAGAGGGCGGCATACTCGCCGCCACGTTTCATCCCGAGCTTACTGAAGACGCGCGCGCGCATCGCTTATTTGTCGAGATGGTGCGCGCGTCCAAAGAATCACAGGTGACGACCGCCACTCTAGCGTAAGAATGACCGAGGACCGACGACGGAGGACCGACGACCGCAGTGATTCTTTCTCCTCGAAAACAATCCAAACGGAGGATCACAATGAAGCTATACAACTGGAACGAGATGCCCGAAGAGCAAGTACACGAACTGTTCAGCCGGCGCTTCATCTCCGGCGAGCAGATGACGATGGCGAGGATATTTCTAAAGAAGGGCTGCCTTGTTCCAACGCACAATCACGAAAGCGAGCAGTTGACGACAGTGTTCACAGGCGCGCTGAAGTTCTTAATCGACGGGCGCGAGATCGTCGTTCGAGGCGGTGAGACACTGCTGATTCCTGCGTTTGTGCACCACAGCGCCGAAGCCATTGAAGACACCGACGAAATGGATGTGTTCTCGCCGATTCGGGTCGACTGGATCGAAGGCACGGATGATTATTTGCGTAGCAAGGCGTAGTTGAGAGACCCGTAAGGGCATCTCGGGCGCTTCTCCCTGCCCCAGTGATGCACTAAGCGAAGACGGAGCCCTGGGAGCGCAGGCATCCCTGCCTGCTTGGCGTTGCGCAAGAAAGAGGCAGGCAAGGATGCCTGCGCTCCCAGGGTGGCTCTAGCGCCGGTGGCGGCGCGAAGAGGTGTGGCGGGCCGAGTGGGTTCGCACTGAGCCGCGGTGGCGCCCACGCACGGCGGGCAATGTTCGATAGCGACCAACACGCCCGTGGCGGCCTCGCGATGCGCGCACTGCCTTGGGGATCTTGACCGTTTGGCCCTTGCGCAACTCGCCGCGCGACGATATGCGATTCAGCCTGGCAAGCTCCTTCACTGAGACACCCGATCGGCGCGCGACCGAAGCGAGCGTGTCACCCCTTCTCACCTGATAAGAGGCGACTTGAACCCGGTACGCGCTGCGGTATCGTTCGGCGATCTCCTCGCTGGGAACGGCGATCTTGCGCACACGCTGCGTCTCGGGCAAATCGGCGTACGCAATCTCGAACTGCTTCTTCATTCCCTTCGGGAGCTTAATTGTGTAGCGCTGACCTGCCGGAGAGGTGCCCCGCCGCAGCTCGGCGTTCAAGTCCTGAATTGTTTCGTAGGGCACGCCGATTAGATCGGCGGCCACCTTTAGATCGGTCTGCGCAGGAACCTCAAAGGTGTCGTAGTTGAGCGGGGTATCCGGTTTTACATCAAAACCGTAACGCTTCTGGTTCTTGCTGACAATGATGATCGAAAGAATCGCCGGCACGTAGTTGCGAGTCTCTTGCGGCAGCAGTCCTCGCTTGTACAGTTCCCAGAAATCAGCGTAACCACATCTGGCGATCGCACCATCTACTCGATTCTCGCCCGAGTTGTAAGCCGCCATCGCAAGCAGCCAATCCCCTGCGAAATGGTCGTGCAGCCAGCGCAGATACCTCGCCGCGGCGCGAGTCGATTTCTCGGGTTGAGACCGCTCATCGATCCACGTCGTCTGCGCCAATCCATAACGCGTGCCGGTCGAAGGTATGAACTGCCAGATGCCCTTCGCCGCGGCGCGTGATAGCGCGTTAGGCTTCCAGACCGACTCCGCCTGGGCAAGCCATATCAGATCGGTCGGAACACGCTCTTCCTTGAAGACCTTCTCGACCATCTGGCGATAGCGACCCGAACGTTGGAGCCCGGCTTCCATCGTAGAACGGCCGCGACCGGCAACGAAGAAGTTGATGAACTGAAACACCGGCGGCGCAACCGCGAAGTCGAAATCGTAACGGCCGAAGATCTTCACTCCATCCGGAGTGACCATCGCGAGTTCGGCTTCTTTGATCTCAGAAACTTCGTCGAGCACCGAAGGCTCAGCTACCTCGGGCCGATCAGCCGCGTCGTGAACGTCTCCGGGCTGAGCTTCGTGCTTGTGTATTCGATCTAGAAGAGTGCGGTAGTAAGCTGCCAGCTTGGTATCGGTCTTCAGGTCTATCCCTGATTGCAAAACGGTGTCGAGCGCGTGATCGAACATCTTGCGAGCGATGTCGGGCAAGCCCTTCGCGAACGCTTCTTCGCCGCGCAGACACGCTTCCTCCGCGCGGTCAATGACAGATCGAGTGCTTGTGGGTAAGGCCGGTTGCTGTGACCCGCCGAGGGCTTGCACTGGTCCGGCGGTTCCGATGAGCAATAACGAAAGAAGTAGCACAACTGGAACACGACTCGCCGCTGTTGCTAGCCTCATCTATGGGTTTTACCTTCCTGTTCTCAAAATGTCAGGATGAAGTCGCGACTCACGTGACTGATTCAATTGCTCGGTCACCGAGGGGCAGAGTCGCAGTCTCAACCGTTTGGCGTTTGCACACCTGCCTAATGCGGCTTTTATATCACGCTAAATTCCAGGCCGTCAATGAAATAGCGGCTCGCAACAGAATTGAAACAATTGGGGCTCGGCCCCTGTGGCTGGTCGATGTCCTGAACCTCGGGGCTACAGAAGCGCGGTCCTCAACGCCTGTTGCACCGAATCGACAAACACGAAGGTGATTTCCTTCTGCAACTCTTTAGGGACCTCTTCGAGGTCGCGGCGGTTTTGTTGAGGCAACACGATCGTGTTCACGCGAGCGCGGCGCGCGGCCAGGACCTTTTCCTTCACGCCTCCAACAGGCAGCACATTTCCGCGCAGGGTGATCTCGCCGGTCATCGCCACTGAGCGCTTCACCGCTTTGCCCGATAGCGCCGAAACCATGGCTGCGGCGAGTGTTACTCCCGCGGAGGGTCCGTCTTTCGGGATCGCGCCTTCGGGAACGTGCACGTGGATGTCGAACTTACCGAACTTCTCGGGATCGATGTTCAGCTCTTCGGCGTGCGCCTTTGCCCACGACAGGGCGGCTTGTGCCGATTCTTTCATCACGTCACCCAGTTGACCAGTGAGCACCAGCAATCCCTTGCCGGCCGTAAGGAGCGCTTCGATAAACAGCACGTCGCCGCCGGCCGGAGTCCAGGCGAGCCCGGTCGCTACACCGATTTGATCCTTCTTGAGCACTTCGTCCGGATAAACGTGAGGAATGCCGAGGAACTCGTGAAGATTCTTTACGGTCACGCGAACGAGCGCGTCGCTTCCTTCGGCGACTCGGCGCGCAACTTTGCGGCTGATGCCGGCGATCTCGCGTTCGAACTGCCGCAAGCCGGCTTCGTGCGTGTACTGGAGAATGATTCCCTTCAGCGCCGAGCGGCTGATGGCCATATGTCGAAGCGTGATGCCGTGCGCTTCCATCTGCTTGGGTATGATGTGGCGGCGAGCGATCTCGACTTTTTCCTCTTCGGTGTACCCCGCCAGGCGGATGACCTCCATCCTGTCTCTCAGCGCGGGGTGCACGGTGTCCAGCATGTTTGCGGTCGTCATGAACATAACGTTCGAGAGATCGAACGGCACGCCTAGATAATTGTCGCGGAAAGAAAAATTCTGTTCGGGGTCGAGCACTTCGAGGAGCGCCGACGATGGATCGCCTCTGAAGTCGGCGCCAACTTTGTCGATCTCGTCGAGCATTATCAGTGGATTGTTTGTTCCCGCCTGCTGAATGGATTGAACGATGCGGCCGGGCATCGCTCCAATGTAAGTCCGCCGATGGCCGCGAATCTCAGCCTCGTCGTGCAAGCCGCCCAGGCTCAGCCGCTGAAACTTGCGGTTGAGAGCG
This window harbors:
- the lon gene encoding endopeptidase La is translated as MSSLIEPEEIQIERSDEQLKLPDSLPVLPLRDIVIFPYMIVPLFVQRERSIRAVEQALAENRMIMLVAQRDLEKEEPSGPDLYNYGTAASIMRMLKMPDGRIRILVQGLARASVTRIDENLPHLLAHILPLADTEPDADELELEALIRNVRASLERAITLGKNISGEVMAIVANLEDPGRLADVAASNLELKVVDAQSVLEKLNPSERLHRVNELLAREINVLMVQQEINTQAKGEIDRSQREFYLRQQLKAIQTELGEGNELGEEITQYREKMLQAKLPEAVEEEVDRQIKKLERMHPDAAEAATLRNYLDVMVALPWSKASEENLDLKRAQTILDEDHYGLDKVKERIIETLAVRKLKEKLKGQILCLVGPPGVGKTSLGRSIARALNRKFQRLSLGGLHDEAEIRGHRRTYIGAMPGRIVQSIQQAGTNNPLIMLDEIDKVGADFRGDPSSALLEVLDPEQNFSFRDNYLGVPFDLSNVMFMTTANMLDTVHPALRDRMEVIRLAGYTEEEKVEIARRHIIPKQMEAHGITLRHMAISRSALKGIILQYTHEAGLRQFEREIAGISRKVARRVAEGSDALVRVTVKNLHEFLGIPHVYPDEVLKKDQIGVATGLAWTPAGGDVLFIEALLTAGKGLLVLTGQLGDVMKESAQAALSWAKAHAEELNIDPEKFGKFDIHVHVPEGAIPKDGPSAGVTLAAAMVSALSGKAVKRSVAMTGEITLRGNVLPVGGVKEKVLAARRARVNTIVLPQQNRRDLEEVPKELQKEITFVFVDSVQQALRTALL
- a CDS encoding cupin domain-containing protein — encoded protein: MKLYNWNEMPEEQVHELFSRRFISGEQMTMARIFLKKGCLVPTHNHESEQLTTVFTGALKFLIDGREIVVRGGETLLIPAFVHHSAEAIEDTDEMDVFSPIRVDWIEGTDDYLRSKA
- a CDS encoding GNAT family N-acetyltransferase; translation: MVTRVILPGIIIRLATEGDLQAVFGLMSALGYPGLSLARFVEVYHAAMEDPSIFIVLAEADGAVIGLATLSRRPQLRLTANLVTIDELVVAPEWRGRDIGRALIEQAKGIARHSGCGRLELLTNRARESYRRGFYIKNGFTEADSAVMRIDYDFDDD
- a CDS encoding transglycosylase SLT domain-containing protein yields the protein MRLATAASRVPVVLLLSLLLIGTAGPVQALGGSQQPALPTSTRSVIDRAEEACLRGEEAFAKGLPDIARKMFDHALDTVLQSGIDLKTDTKLAAYYRTLLDRIHKHEAQPGDVHDAADRPEVAEPSVLDEVSEIKEAELAMVTPDGVKIFGRYDFDFAVAPPVFQFINFFVAGRGRSTMEAGLQRSGRYRQMVEKVFKEERVPTDLIWLAQAESVWKPNALSRAAAKGIWQFIPSTGTRYGLAQTTWIDERSQPEKSTRAAARYLRWLHDHFAGDWLLAMAAYNSGENRVDGAIARCGYADFWELYKRGLLPQETRNYVPAILSIIIVSKNQKRYGFDVKPDTPLNYDTFEVPAQTDLKVAADLIGVPYETIQDLNAELRRGTSPAGQRYTIKLPKGMKKQFEIAYADLPETQRVRKIAVPSEEIAERYRSAYRVQVASYQVRRGDTLASVARRSGVSVKELARLNRISSRGELRKGQTVKIPKAVRASRGRHGRVGRYRTLPAVRGRHRGSVRTHSARHTSSRRHRR
- the pdxT gene encoding pyridoxal 5'-phosphate synthase glutaminase subunit PdxT, coding for MTSSVVGVLAIQGDFDAHARALRRIGLDAIEVRRADELNAIDGLIVPGGESTTMLKFIEEENLGQPIARFVRAGRPIFGTCAGAILLAREVYNPAQASLGLIDIRIERNAYGRQIDSFIAEVETTIEGGPIEAVFIRAPRITSAGPNVEVLARLGCEPVLVREGGILAATFHPELTEDARAHRLFVEMVRASKESQVTTATLA
- the pdxS gene encoding pyridoxal 5'-phosphate synthase lyase subunit PdxS, which produces MNDNLIRLKTGLAEMLKGGVIMDVTNAEQARIAQDAGAVAVMALERVPSDIRAEGGVARMASPKKIRKIMAEVNIPVMAKVRIGHFAEAQVLEALGVDFVDESEVLTPADEEHHIDKQQFKVPFVCGARDLGEALRRIGEGAALIRTKGEAGSGNIVEAVRHLRRIAHDIKRLTILGQEELMAEAKRLGAPYELVRLVAREGRLPVPNFAAGGIATPTDAALCMQLGAESVFVGSGIFKSSDPATRARAIVKATTHFGDPKTVLEASEELGEAMRGLDVSKMAEGDLLQTRGW